Sequence from the Candidatus Bathyarchaeia archaeon genome:
GGGATTAGGGAGGAGCATCTTGGGAGACTATTTAACCTCTTTGAAAGACTTCATCCAAGCGAGGAATATGAGGGAATAGGTGCTGGCTTAGCTATATGTAAGAAGATAGTTGAGGGTTGGGGTGGAAGGATTTGGGCTGAAAGCGTTTTTGGTAAGGGGAGCACATTCTGCTTCACCATACCTAAAAAGTATGGGAGTATGGAGGATGTGAGGGGTAATGATTAGAAGGGTATCTTCATCCTACACTATTCTGCTCGTTGAGGATAACATGGATGATGCCCTAATAACCAAGAGGGCGATGAATAAAGTGAATATCATGGGGAGAGTAATTATCATCAATGATGGAGAGGAGGCGCTGAAGCTCCTCAAAAGGGAAGGTGAATATAAAGATTTCACCCTACCATCTTTAATCCTACTGGATTTGAAGATGCCGAAGGTTAATGGCTTTGAGGTTTTAAAGGAGCTGAGAAGGGATGAGAGATTAAGGGTTCTACCAGTCATAGTATTCACATCCTCGGATAGAAGTGAAGATATTGAGATGGCGTATAAGCTGGGCTGTAACAGCTACATTGTGAAGCCAGTTAGATTCGAGGACTTTTTGAAGGTTATGGAGGAGATAAAGCGCTACTGGCTTGAAACCTCAGAAATACCAACATAAGGGAGGGGAAAAATAATGGTTGTTTCAGAAACATCTAAGCAAAGTTTGGGAATAGATGAGGTCTTAGGCAGGTTTAGAATATTATATGTTGAGGACACGAAAGATGATCAAATAATTCTTAAACACTTACTTGAGAAGAGGAGTAGAATAAACTTTGAACTAATAACGGTTAGCGACGGATTCGAGGGCTTAAAGAAGATTAGTGAAGAAGACTTTGACCTAATAATTTTGGATTATAAGCTTCCGGGAATGACAGGGCTTGACTTCCTTGAGAGATTAAAGAAGATGAATATTGCCACTCCAGTCATATTTGTAACTGGAAAGGGCGATGAGAGAATAGCCGTTGAAGCCATGAAGCGCGGCGCAAAAGACTATATTGTTAAGGATGAAGAGGATTTTAATAGGCTTATAAAGGCTATAGAAGAGGCTGCGCTGGAGGCAAGTCTCCCAAAGAATATTAGTGTTGAAGCCGCTATCTATTTGGCTGACTTGTTCTCGGTGCATGAAACATTAAGTGGCGATGAAATAGAGTGGTTGCTCGAACAGAATAGTCATATGCAGCTTGATGGGCTCCTCTCAACACTTGATGATCTTGTTAAGGCTGGCTTCGCGGAATCTAAACCACTACATTCGGCGG
This genomic interval carries:
- a CDS encoding response regulator produces the protein MIRRVSSSYTILLVEDNMDDALITKRAMNKVNIMGRVIIINDGEEALKLLKREGEYKDFTLPSLILLDLKMPKVNGFEVLKELRRDERLRVLPVIVFTSSDRSEDIEMAYKLGCNSYIVKPVRFEDFLKVMEEIKRYWLETSEIPT
- a CDS encoding response regulator, with the translated sequence MVVSETSKQSLGIDEVLGRFRILYVEDTKDDQIILKHLLEKRSRINFELITVSDGFEGLKKISEEDFDLIILDYKLPGMTGLDFLERLKKMNIATPVIFVTGKGDERIAVEAMKRGAKDYIVKDEEDFNRLIKAIEEAALEASLPKNISVEAAIYLADLFSVHETLSGDEIEWLLEQNSHMQLDGLLSTLDDLVKAGFAESKPLHSAVACPFCGSLKPSLLLQCPQCGSGQLIKGEALEHMNCGGLDFKFSYQSSSGELVCPKCGKKLRQLGVDYRRVSSLYKCSNGHFFSLPTFNFKCFGCGRIFDIDEASLKTIYQYKLTKKGYSRLSLALKFKAGTRSRG